A region from the Desulfitobacterium dehalogenans ATCC 51507 genome encodes:
- a CDS encoding serine hydrolase domain-containing protein has protein sequence MKNIIVTMAALLILFTGFTVPVYALSDTQSAAIQKLLDDACRISGVPGISTSIINGDETLYISSGYGNRERGLPANENTLYELASVSKAFTGAGILLLEEQGLLSMTDPIEKYLPWFTLKYQGTPVDMQSLTLNHFLHHTSGLTNIKHAQNIPQGSTPDMLRKTVEMLVDAELAFAPGEQYNYGTVNYDVLGLVIEVVSDQSYERFMTEQVFQPLGLSHTYVYKEDAQAIGQLAQGYRTSFFTTTPYDAPDFGGNKPAGYIISSTTDMARWMGIQMGVVQDIPDVFKAIIRNSHQGNMTVLDSNGMYYGAGWMVNADKTIIEHSGGNPNFATKVAIFPNEQIAICLLSNGASTNIGLVMNIKEILDGNLSQTYTMSGTQLLDVALSSATMIACLLAVVFFALGLRTKRKNERQPITKKKIFITVAWLTLAVAMSTLLCWVLPMFIGYDWSTILVWQTYSILTIFISLTLLAASITWFAYARRSSAISRK, from the coding sequence ATGAAGAATATTATCGTTACTATGGCAGCACTACTTATACTATTCACCGGATTCACAGTACCGGTTTATGCATTATCAGACACGCAGTCTGCAGCAATACAAAAATTGTTGGATGATGCCTGTCGTATATCTGGGGTACCGGGCATATCAACTTCAATCATCAACGGAGATGAAACGCTTTACATTTCTTCCGGTTACGGAAACCGAGAGAGAGGGTTGCCCGCGAATGAAAACACTCTATATGAACTGGCTTCGGTTAGTAAAGCTTTTACCGGTGCGGGTATTTTGTTGTTGGAGGAGCAGGGGCTACTGTCCATGACCGACCCTATTGAAAAATATTTACCTTGGTTTACATTAAAGTATCAAGGGACACCTGTTGATATGCAAAGCCTTACGCTTAATCACTTTTTGCATCATACCAGCGGCTTGACAAATATCAAGCATGCTCAAAACATTCCGCAAGGGAGTACGCCGGATATGCTGAGAAAAACCGTAGAAATGTTGGTGGATGCTGAACTGGCATTTGCGCCCGGCGAGCAATACAATTATGGGACTGTAAATTATGACGTTTTAGGTTTGGTTATTGAGGTTGTGTCGGATCAAAGCTATGAAAGATTTATGACGGAGCAGGTGTTCCAGCCCTTAGGGTTATCTCATACTTACGTTTACAAAGAAGATGCGCAAGCAATAGGGCAGCTGGCGCAAGGCTATCGTACTTCTTTTTTCACAACAACTCCATATGATGCGCCGGATTTTGGCGGTAACAAGCCAGCGGGATATATCATATCCAGTACGACGGATATGGCGCGTTGGATGGGCATACAGATGGGCGTTGTACAAGATATACCCGACGTGTTCAAAGCGATTATTAGGAACTCACATCAAGGAAATATGACAGTTTTAGATAGCAACGGAATGTATTATGGGGCAGGATGGATGGTAAATGCCGATAAAACAATAATCGAGCATTCGGGGGGCAATCCCAATTTCGCAACCAAAGTAGCAATATTTCCGAATGAGCAAATAGCCATCTGTCTTTTATCCAACGGTGCAAGCACGAATATTGGCTTGGTGATGAATATCAAAGAGATTCTGGACGGCAACCTATCTCAAACATATACAATGAGTGGTACACAGCTTTTGGATGTAGCACTTTCCTCCGCAACAATGATTGCCTGCCTGTTGGCGGTGGTATTCTTTGCTTTGGGATTGCGCACAAAGAGAAAGAATGAGCGGCAACCAATAACAAAAAAGAAAATATTCATAACAGTTGCTTGGCTGACGCTTGCTGTTGCCATGAGTACTTTATTATGTTGGGTTTTACCAATGTTCATCGGATACGATTGGTCAACGATTCTTGTTTGGCAAACATATAGTATCCTTACAATCTTCATTTCGTTGACACTATTGGCTGCATCTATCACATGGTTTGCATATGCTCGTCGATCTAGTGCTATATCCCGAAAATAA